A segment of the Deltaproteobacteria bacterium genome:
GGGCGCGGGCGGGGAGGGTGACGGTCGACGGCCGACACCGGTGCGCGGTCGGAAGGCCACCCGACGCGGAGGTGGAGCGAAGGGGGCTGAGCGCCAAGGACGGGGTGGCGCGGCGCGAGGGCCGAGGTGGCTGCCGCCGCGGCAGTGGCTCTGGGTGGCCGGGATGGGGGCCGGGATGCTGGCGGGGGTGGCGCTGACCTTGGCGCTCGTGGACTCCGGGGAGAAGCCGGGGGGACCAGGGGGAGGCCGGGTGCAGCGGGGAGACGCCACGGCCGGGATCTCGGGGGGGGCGCGACGCGACGCGGGGACGCTGCTGGCGCTGCGGCCTGGGGGCAAGCCGGGTACGACGGCCGATACGACGGCGGCGGGGACGCGCGTCGTGGGACGCATGGCGACGGACCACGACCTCGACGGTCCGAAAGAGGTCCGCGCGGGGAAGAGCGGGGTTCGTGCGGCGCGCGCCTCCGGACACCCGCGCCGCGGGAGCGGACGGAAGGGCGTGCGGGAGCCGGGGCCCGGACCGGCGCCGCCCCCGAGCGCGGAAGGGACGGGTCGCCACGTGGTGACCGTGACCTCGCGGCCCCCCGGGGCGGAGGTCTACGAGAGAGGTCACCGCCTCGGGCGGACGCCGCTCAAGCTCTCCTCCGGCCAGGGACGGGAGCTCAGCCTCTTCAAGAACGGCTACACCGAGGGGCAGCTCCGGGTCCCGGCGCGAGGGAGCGGGACCCTGACCGCCACGCTCTCCAAGGACACCATGTCGTGGGACGTGATGAGCCTGAGTCAGCTGAAGCGGCTGCACGACAAGGGACAGATCAGCCGCTTCACCTATCAGCGGCGCAAGTCGGAGCTGATGCGCAAGCGGGACGCGGCGCTATTGGAAATAAAGCTCCAATTCAAAATGGGGCAGATCAGCCAGGCCCAGTTCGACCGGCAGGTGCAGGCGATCAACGCCTCGTACCGCTAAGCGCCGCGCCCTAGCCGGGACGTCGATCGCCCTCGGGCGGTCAGAAGCGGAGCGTGGCGCCGAGGCCCACGCGCCCGGGACCGAGCAGCGGGTGAAGGAGGCCCGACCGGAGGGCCCGCGCGCTCTCTCGCGGAGCTCGCGCCTCGCGGCGCCCTAGCACCGCCTGCACCACGAAGAGCGTGACCGAGGTCGCGAGCATCGCGCCGCCGCCGATGGTCAGGCCGAGCCCGGGGGCGAGGGTCTGGTAGGGGCCCTCCGGGCAGCGGACGCCTTCGGGAAGATCGCAGGAGCGCTGTCCGTCGAGCGCGAGAAGCGTGACTCCTCCGGCGAGCGCGGCTGCGCCCAGGCCGAGCGTGATCCAGCGCCAGACGCGGGGGGACCAGAAGCCTCGCCGGCCGTCGGCGTGGGCCGCCTCGCGGGGCTGGGCGGCGCGAGAAAGATCCTGGCGCACGATCACGGCCGCCCCGCGCTCTCCCGAGGCGAGGAAGCGCCCGAGCGAGCGGAGGGCTGCGGGGGAGGGAGGGGTGGGCTCCACCGCGAGCATGCCCGAGCGGAGGGGTCTGCCGGTGGCTACGGCCACGACCGTCCCTTGCAGGACGCGTCGCCCCTGATGGTGGCGGATGCCGACCAGGGTCACCTGCGTCGCGTCCAGCGCCTGCCCCACGGTGGCGGCGTGCTCGACCTCCAGCTGGGCTCGCGTCGCCTCGTCGGCGTAGCGCAGCCCGACGAAGGGCTCGGTGCGGAGCGCTGCGTCCAGGGCGAAGTCCACGTTGAGCTGCTCCTCGCCGCCCGCGAGGCTGACGCTGTGCACGCGGCCGGGCGTCCCGGGGCGCTGCAGGTAGACGCGGTAGCGGCCGGGCGGGAGGCCGGTGACCCGGGCCGGACTCAGGCCCACGAAGCGTTCGTTGAGGAAGACGAGGCAACCGGCCGGCTCGGCGCGAATCGAGAGGTTCGTGCGGCGCTGCCTGTCGAGCTCGGCGCGAACCTGCCGGTAGAGCTTCACCACCTGGGGCCCGAAGGTGGCGACGGAGAGGTCCCGGTCGGGGAAGCTGCGGACCACCTCGCTCACCCGCTCCACGGCCTTCTCGTTCTGACCCGTGCGGAGGTAGGCGTGCGCCAGGTACATGAGGGTCTGGTAGAGGGGCTGGCGAAGCGCCTGGTCCCCGGCCAGGAGCGCGGTGTGGCGGGTCTGCCCCAGTCGCGCCTGCTCGAGGGTCACGATCGCGGTCTGGTACTCGCCCTCGAGGAACTGCCGGCGCCCCGCGTCGACGAGGCGCTTGAGCTGGGCGGAGGCGTCGAGGGGGCCGGGATCGCTCGAGAGGCGGCTCTCGAGCAGTTGCTTGAGCGCGGCGCCATGGACGGGGCTCTCGGCGCCGAGCTGCCCCGTGAGGTACTCGACGAGCTCGCGCGTCTGTCGCGGCCGCTCGCCCACGTGGGACTCGAGCAGGAGGTTGCCTTGCGCCCGGACGCGGGGGGCGAGGGCGAGGAGCGAGACGACGAGGAGGGTGCGTGAGGTCATGGGGCCTGCAGCTCGTAGGCGCCTTGGTCCACCGCGGGGCCGAACTTCCGTGGGCTCCCCTCGAGGTCGACGGCGCTCGACGGGGGAGTGAAGCCCGGGTCCCCCGCGTTCTTGCAGGGGGAGGTGGACAGCAGGTGGAAGTCCGCAGAGGAGGCGAACTGCGGGTCCGCGCCGGAGACCCCGGCGTTGTAGACGTGCGTGTAGCTCAGCGCGCAGCCCGGGCCGTTGTCGAAGGCAGCGTTGTTCCAGCTGGCGAGGATCGAGTTGGAGATCCGCCAGGTCGCGGCGGCCACCGCGCCGCAGGTGAGCTCGTTGGTCGTGTTGTGAGCCGAGGTCAGGTTCCAGACCCCGTGGCCGATGGTGTTGCAGATGGGCGAGCAGACCGTTTGGTTTTCGAAGAAGGAAACGCCGTTGCTGTTGTGGGTGCTGAGCACGTCGGCGAGCCCCGCCTTCGCGTTCGAGATGGAGATGCCGACGCCGCGGTTGCGTTGCACCTTCGCCCGAGAGACCCAGATGCGCGTGCCGTTGAGACCGTACTTCCCGTCGAGGTAGAGGCCAGAGGCGTTGTGGTCGCTGACCTCGATCTCCGAGGCCTCGAAGGTCGCGGTCCCGACGGTGTCGCTGAACGACACTCCGGCGCTGGTCACCGACCCGTTGATGCGCGTGCGCAGCAGCTTGACGTGGTTGCCGCCGTAGGTGGTGATCCCCGTGCTGTAGCAGGAGGTCAGCCGACTGTCGGCCAGGTCGATGGTGCCCAGGTCGCGGCCGTAGATGCATCCGCCGGCGCTGGTGGTGTCCACCGTGCACTTCCGCATCACGACGGTACCCGGGTTCAGGTAGATCGCGGCATCCGACGGGGCTCCCCCCGTGAAGCGGAGGCCCTGCACGTAGACCTCGGCCGAGCCGCCGTGCACCCAGAGCGCGGGGGCGGTGTTGCTCCCCGGCAAGCTGTTCACCACCGTCGGCGAGGCGTTGTTGTACACGTCGGGCTGCACGGTGGCGGCCACGAGGTGCACCTTGCGGCTGCTCACGTCCAGGTTCTCGCTGTAGGTCCCGTCGGCGATCGAGAGGTACGACTTCCCCGTCGCGAGGCAGGCGTTCATCGTGGCGAGGGGAGTCGTCGGATGGGAGCCGTTGCCGCCGCCTCCGGGCTTCACGTAGCAGATCGACGAGGAGGCGATGCAGCGGTTGTTCGGCGCGTTGTAGGTGTCGCAGAGGAGGCTCGTGCAGCCGTTGTTGTCGGAGCAAGCGGTGGCGCAGGCGGCGGCCCCGCCGGGGGCGCACCGGTACGGGTCGCAGAGGCTCGAGACGACCGTCTGGCAGGCGCTGCTCGTGCCGTTGCACTGCTGCTTCTGGAGGTAGGCCGTGTAGGCCTGGTTCACGCAGCTATCGGCGCCGCAGGGGGTCCCCTGGGGCTTGCGGCTGCAGGCGGCCTTCCCCGCGCAGGTGTCGCAGGCGCCGGCGCAGGCGGAGTCGCAGCAGACCTTCTCGACGGCGGTGCAGATGCCCGTCTGGCACTGGTTGTTTCCGGCGCAGCCGAGGCCGTTTCCCTTCTTGGCCAGGCACTGGGTGTTCGCGCAGTAGGCGGAGGCCGCGCAGTCCCCGTCCCCGCTGCAGGAGGCGCGGCAGTCGCTCGTCGCCCCGTTGCAGCCGTAGAGTCCGCAGCTCGCGAGCTTGGGCTCGCACTTGCCGGTGGTGCAGGTCGGGACGCTCTTCGAGGCGCCGCTGCAGCTCGCGGCTCCGCAGAGCGTCCCATCCGCCTCGGGGCTGCAGGTCCCGGCTTTGCCGGGGGCGTTGCAGCGCTGGCAGGCTCCGTCGCAGGCCGACTCGCAGCAGACGCCGTCCACGCACTTGCCGCTCTTGCAGGCGGCGGGGTTCGTGCCGCAGACCGCGCCGTTCGGCTGGTCCGCCGTGCAGACCTTGTTCACGCACTGGAAGGTGCCCGAGCAATCCAGCTTGGCGTCGGCGCAGCTCGTCTTGCACTTGTCCCCCGTCGCCTCGCAGGCGTAGCCGCCGCAGGCTTGCGTCTCGGTCTTGCAGCCGCCCTGGCCGTCACACTTGCCGATCGAGAGCTGTCCCGCCGAGCAGGTGGCCTTGCCGCAGCTCGTCCCCGTCCTGGTGAAGGAGCAGGCGCCCTGGCCGTCGCAGCTGCCTCCGCAGGTGGCGTCGCTTCCGCCGCACTGCTGGCGCGGGTCGAGGCCTTTCTCGGCGAGGACGCAGGTCCCGGGCTTTCCCGGCGCGTTGCAGGTGCGGCAAGTGCCGTCGCACGCGGCCTCGCAGCAGACGCCGTCCACGCAGTACCCGCTCGTGCAGCGCGACTTGTCGGAGCAGATGGCGCCGTTCTCGAGCAGGCCAGGGCCCGCATCGGGCTGGAGCGGCCTCGTGTCGGGCCTCCCAGCGTCTCCGGCCGGCGCGGATCCGTCGCCGGTGAGCTCGCAGGTGTGAGTCTGCAGGTTGCACCGCTGACCGCTGCCGCAGGGCTTCTGCTCGTCGCAGTAGAGCGGGTCGCTGGAGGTGCAGGCGCTGCACACGTGCAACAGGAAAGCGGCCGGAGCCAGTGCTCGTCCGAGTCTCATTTGAGGCATCCCCCGCGGCCGATTCACGCCCTCCCCAGGCCGCGGGGCGCATCCTGGCCGAGGATCCATCGGCGGTCAACTGGCGCGTGCCGCCGCGTGGCGCGGGCGCGTGGCGATACTCAACCGAGCGAGCTGCTGGTATCGTAACGGCTCCATGGGACAGTCGCGCTACATCATCGGAATCGACCTCGGCACCACCAACAGTGCCGTGGCCTACGTGGACCTCGGAGACGCCGCGGAGGAGCCGCCGCTGCGGCTGTTCCAGGTGCCGCAGCTCGTGGACGCGGGGAAGGTGGCGCCGTGCCAGGGGCTCCCCTCGTTTCTCTACCTGCCGGGGCCGCACGACCTGCCCCCCGGGGCGACGGCGCTCCCCTGGGCCGGGGGTCGCGACTTCGCGGTGGGGACCTTCGCGCGGGACCAGGGAGCGCTGGTGCCTGCGCGCCTCGTGGCCTCGGCCAAGTCCTGGCTCTGTCACCCCGGGGTGGACCGACAGGCGGCGATCCTGCCCTGGGGGAGCCCGTCGGACGTGCCCCACCTCTCTCCGGTCGAGGTCTCCGCGCGCTACCTGTCGCATCTGCGCGAGGCGTGGGACCAGGCGATGTCGGCGGGGCGTCCCGAGTGGTGCCTGGGACGATGCGACGTCGTGCTCACGGTGCCGGCGTCGTTCGACGAGGTGGCGCGCGAGCTCACCGTGCAGGCGGCGCGGCAGGCGGGGCTCGAGCGGTTGACGCTCCTCGAGGAGCCGCAGGCGGCCTTCTATAGCTGGGTGCGCAGCCAGGGGGGGCTCTGGCAGGAGCAGCTCGTCGACGGACAGCTCGTGCTCGTCTGCGACGTGGGGGGCGGCACGACCGACTTCTCGCTCATCGCGGTGCGCGGCAGCGGGGCCGAGATGTCGCTGGAGCGCGTGGCGGTCGGGGACCACCTGATGCTCGGCGGCGACAACATGGACCTCGCGCTGGCGCGCCACCTCGAGGCGCGGCTCATGAAGCGTGCGGGGGAGCTCTCGGCGCGACAGTGGGGCGCCCTGGTCCACGCCTGTCGCAAGGCCAAGGAGACGCTGCTCTCCCCCGGGGGCGAGGAGAAGGCCGGTATCACGCTGGCGGGGAGCGGGTCGAAGGTCATCGGGGGGAGCCTGCGCATCGACCTCTTTCGCGACGAGGTGGTGGAGCTGGTCCTGGATGGGTTCTTCCCGCGGGCGGGGCTCGACGAGCCGTTGCAGCGCGCGCGACTCGGGCTGCAGGAGCTCGGCCTGCCGTATGCGAGCGAACCTGCTATTACGCGCAACCTGGCCGCCTTCCTGCGGCGCCACGACGCGCGACCGGACGTGGTGCTCTTCAACGGCGGCGCGATGAAGCCGGCGCTGGTGCAGGATCGCCTGGTCGAGACGCTGACGGGGTGGTTCGGCGAGGAGCCGCTGGTCCTCGAGAGCCGCAGCCTCGACCTGGCCGTGGCGCTCGGCGCAGCGTCGTACGGGCTCGTGCGCGCCGGTAACGGGGTGCGGATCCGCGGTGGGACGGCGCGGGCCTATTACGTCGGCGTGGTGGACCCCGCGGCGCGCGGCAAGCGCGGCGTCTGCCTCATCCCCTTTGGCGTGGAAGAGGGGGGCGAGGTGGAGCTGGGGGACCGGCCGTTCGAGGTCCTGACCGACCGTCCCGTGAGCTTCCCGCTCTACAGCTCCACGGCGCGGCTCGGGCACGACCCCGGCGAGGTGGTCTCCATCACCGACGATTATTTCGTCGAGCTGCCGTCGGTGCACACGGTGCTCGGCTTCGATCGCGGCCTATCGAACCGGGCCGTGCCGGTGAAGCTCGCGGCGCGCCTGACGGAGGTCGGGACGCTGCAGCTCTGGTGCGCCTCGCAGACCAGCGACCACCGCTGGGACCTCGAGTTCTCGGTGCGCAAGGAGAACGCCGAGGCGGCGGCGCCCCGGGGAGCGGCGGTCGGCGACGCCTCGCTCGAGGTGTCCGGCGAGCAGCAGGCGGAGGCCGGGGACCTCGTGCGGCGCGTGCTGCGGGGCAAGGGAAAGGGTGACGACGGACCTCGCGGCCTGGCGAAGCGCCTGGAGGCGCTGCTCGGCGCGGAGCGGCTCGCGTGGCCGGGGGCGCTCATCCGGGGGCTCTGGGGCCCGCTCTGGGAGGTGGAGCCCTGTCGCGAGACGAGCGTGGAGCACGAGGCGGCGTGGCTCAACCTGGCGGGGATCTTCGTGCGTCCCGGCTTCGGCGACCCGCTGGATAGCGAACGGATCGATCAATTGTGGACGGTCTTCCGCGAGGGGCTCGCCAATCCGGACGACCTCTGGTGTCGGATCGGGTGGTGGGTCCTCTGGCGACGCGTCTCGGGGGGGCTGTCGAAGGGGCAGCAGCTCGAGCTGTCGAACAAGCTCGCGCCGCCGCTGCTCACCGGGGCCGCGCTGAAGGCGGCCGGGGCGACGAGCAAGGCGAAGAAGGGGGCCAAGGCCAAGAAGGGCGAGCCCGAGCTGAATCGACAGGAACTCGCCGAGATGTGGCGGGCCGTGGCCAGCCTCGAGCGGATCCCGGGGCGCAGCAAGGAGGGCCTCGGCGAGGTGGCGTTGCGGAACGCGGTGGCGGCGCGGGGCGACTTCGCGTACTGGGCCCTCGGGCGGCTCGGCGCACGGGTGCCGCTCTACGGCCCGCCGGAGGAGGCGGTGGCGAAGGAGCGAGTGGAGGCGTGGCTCGACCGGCTCCTCGGGCTCGACTGGCAGAAGCACCGCGGGATCGCGCTGGCCGTGGTGCACATGGCGCGACTGTGCGGGGACGCGACGCGCGACCTCGCCGAACCGCTCCGCTTGACGGTGGTGGAGCGCCTGCGCGCGATCGACTGCGCCGAGCACCTGGTCAAGCTGGTGCTGGAGGTGACGGTGCTCGAGGACCAGGAGCGGGCCCAGCTCTTCGGCGACGCGCTCCCCACGGGCTTGCGACTCGCCGGGTAGTCCGGGCGCGAGAGGTCAACATGTTGGATCTGGTCATTGTCGGCTCGGGCTACGGCGGAAGCGTCCTCGCGGCGCGTCTCGCGGGGCAGGGCCGCGTGCTGCTGCTCGAGCGGGGACGGAGGTGGAGCTCCGGCGAGTTTCCGAGCACGCTCCGTGGCGTGGCGCGCGCCTACGCGAGTCGACGGAACCCGCTCGGCCTGTGGGGGATGCGACTCGCCGAGGGGACGGGCAACGGGTTCGTGAGCGCCCTGGGCGGGGCGAGCGTGGTGAACTACGGCATCACGAGCTACCCCGACGCGCACGTCTTCGCGCGCTGGCCGATCGGCGCGGCGGAGCTCGAACCATACTTCGCGCGGGCGCGCGCGACGCTCCGTCCGTCGGCGAACCCGCGGGCCGACGAGCTGCTCGACAAGCGTTTCTTGGACCTGGTGGAGCCGGGGCGGCGAGTGGACTACGAGAACACCATCGACTGGGAGAGGTGCACGCTCTGCGGGCACTGCTGCCCGGGGTGCAACGAGGGGGCGAAGCTCTCGCTCGACCGGACCTCCCTCGCCGCGGCCGAGGCGCGGGGAGCCGAGCTTCGCGTTCAGACCGAGGTGCACTCGCTCGCGCCGTGCGCCGACGGCAGCTGGGAGCTGATGGTGGCGCCGACCGGTCGGCCCGAGGAGCTCGAGCGGATCGTGGCCCGGCGCGTGGCGCTCTGCGCGGGGGCCTTCGGCACGCTCGACCTGCTCTTTCGCTGTCACGCGGAGGTGCCGGTCTCCCCCCGCTTCGGCGAAGGGATGAGCATGAACGGGGACGGCCTGGCCTTCCTCTACAACACGGCTCTGCCCATCTCGACGCACCACGGGGCGCCGATCTCGACCACGGTGCGGCTGCACATGCGCGACGACGAGGGGCAGCTCCGCACGCTCACCGTGATGGCGGGCCGGATCCCCTTCTCGGCCCTCGGGGTGGCTGGCCGCGCTCTGGCGCTCGTCGGGACGTTTGTGGGGGAGCGCCACGCGGGCGCCTCGGAGGAGCGGTTGCTCCCGCGGGCGAGGCGCAGGTGGCGCGACCTCGGTGGGATCCTCGAGGGCGGCGCGCTCTCGCAGAGCTTCATGTACAAGCTGGACGGGCAGGACTCGGCGCGCGGAGAGGCGATCTTCGACGGCGAGGGCAGAGCGGCGATCCACTGGCCGGACTATGCGGAGGACCCGATCAACCGGTTTGCGGCGGCGCGGCTCGCGGAGTGGGCGGATCGCATCGGCGGTATCCTGGTGCCGAACCTCGGCACCTGGCGCTTCATGCGGAGCTTCGGCGTCCACCCGCTCGGGGGGGCTCGCATGGGGCGGAACGTGGCGGAAGGGGTCGTGGACGCCTGGGGACGGGTCTTTCGCCCTGACGGGAGGACGTACCCGGGCCTGCGCATCGCGGACGCGAGCGTCATCCCCACCAGCGTCGGCGTGCCGCCGAGCTTCACCATCGCAGCGGTGGCCGAGCGGATCGCCGAGGACCTCGGCGCGGAGCTCGCGCGGGCGCGCGGTTAGAACACCCAGCGACCGAGGAGCGTTGCCCCGCCGGGGGTGTGGACGAGATCCAGCCGGGGGAGCCAGGCGTGGCCGAAGAGGCGCGACTCGGCGCGCTTGACCTGTCCGTGGCCGACGAAGAGGAGCGGGAGCCCCACGGCCAGGGAGACGCCGGTGATCACGAGCCCGATGATCCCCATGTTGCGGTAGA
Coding sequences within it:
- a CDS encoding PEGA domain-containing protein — encoded protein: MTSRTLLVVSLLALAPRVRAQGNLLLESHVGERPRQTRELVEYLTGQLGAESPVHGAALKQLLESRLSSDPGPLDASAQLKRLVDAGRRQFLEGEYQTAIVTLEQARLGQTRHTALLAGDQALRQPLYQTLMYLAHAYLRTGQNEKAVERVSEVVRSFPDRDLSVATFGPQVVKLYRQVRAELDRQRRTNLSIRAEPAGCLVFLNERFVGLSPARVTGLPPGRYRVYLQRPGTPGRVHSVSLAGGEEQLNVDFALDAALRTEPFVGLRYADEATRAQLEVEHAATVGQALDATQVTLVGIRHHQGRRVLQGTVVAVATGRPLRSGMLAVEPTPPSPAALRSLGRFLASGERGAAVIVRQDLSRAAQPREAAHADGRRGFWSPRVWRWITLGLGAAALAGGVTLLALDGQRSCDLPEGVRCPEGPYQTLAPGLGLTIGGGAMLATSVTLFVVQAVLGRREARAPRESARALRSGLLHPLLGPGRVGLGATLRF
- a CDS encoding Hsp70 family protein; the encoded protein is MAILNRASCWYRNGSMGQSRYIIGIDLGTTNSAVAYVDLGDAAEEPPLRLFQVPQLVDAGKVAPCQGLPSFLYLPGPHDLPPGATALPWAGGRDFAVGTFARDQGALVPARLVASAKSWLCHPGVDRQAAILPWGSPSDVPHLSPVEVSARYLSHLREAWDQAMSAGRPEWCLGRCDVVLTVPASFDEVARELTVQAARQAGLERLTLLEEPQAAFYSWVRSQGGLWQEQLVDGQLVLVCDVGGGTTDFSLIAVRGSGAEMSLERVAVGDHLMLGGDNMDLALARHLEARLMKRAGELSARQWGALVHACRKAKETLLSPGGEEKAGITLAGSGSKVIGGSLRIDLFRDEVVELVLDGFFPRAGLDEPLQRARLGLQELGLPYASEPAITRNLAAFLRRHDARPDVVLFNGGAMKPALVQDRLVETLTGWFGEEPLVLESRSLDLAVALGAASYGLVRAGNGVRIRGGTARAYYVGVVDPAARGKRGVCLIPFGVEEGGEVELGDRPFEVLTDRPVSFPLYSSTARLGHDPGEVVSITDDYFVELPSVHTVLGFDRGLSNRAVPVKLAARLTEVGTLQLWCASQTSDHRWDLEFSVRKENAEAAAPRGAAVGDASLEVSGEQQAEAGDLVRRVLRGKGKGDDGPRGLAKRLEALLGAERLAWPGALIRGLWGPLWEVEPCRETSVEHEAAWLNLAGIFVRPGFGDPLDSERIDQLWTVFREGLANPDDLWCRIGWWVLWRRVSGGLSKGQQLELSNKLAPPLLTGAALKAAGATSKAKKGAKAKKGEPELNRQELAEMWRAVASLERIPGRSKEGLGEVALRNAVAARGDFAYWALGRLGARVPLYGPPEEAVAKERVEAWLDRLLGLDWQKHRGIALAVVHMARLCGDATRDLAEPLRLTVVERLRAIDCAEHLVKLVLEVTVLEDQERAQLFGDALPTGLRLAG
- a CDS encoding GMC family oxidoreductase, translated to MLDLVIVGSGYGGSVLAARLAGQGRVLLLERGRRWSSGEFPSTLRGVARAYASRRNPLGLWGMRLAEGTGNGFVSALGGASVVNYGITSYPDAHVFARWPIGAAELEPYFARARATLRPSANPRADELLDKRFLDLVEPGRRVDYENTIDWERCTLCGHCCPGCNEGAKLSLDRTSLAAAEARGAELRVQTEVHSLAPCADGSWELMVAPTGRPEELERIVARRVALCAGAFGTLDLLFRCHAEVPVSPRFGEGMSMNGDGLAFLYNTALPISTHHGAPISTTVRLHMRDDEGQLRTLTVMAGRIPFSALGVAGRALALVGTFVGERHAGASEERLLPRARRRWRDLGGILEGGALSQSFMYKLDGQDSARGEAIFDGEGRAAIHWPDYAEDPINRFAAARLAEWADRIGGILVPNLGTWRFMRSFGVHPLGGARMGRNVAEGVVDAWGRVFRPDGRTYPGLRIADASVIPTSVGVPPSFTIAAVAERIAEDLGAELARARG